Below is a genomic region from Dyella terrae.
ACCAGGGTGTGGTTCGGTCCGAGGCCGCGCAGATCCACCTGTTGCGCGCCGGGTGAAAAGTCAGCGCCGCTGGCCGATTGCTGGCTCTGCGTCTCACCACCGTTCTGGGTGATGCCGCGCAGCACGTCCGGCACGCTGACATAGCCATTGGCCTTGATGTCCTCAGCCGTGATGGTGATGACCGGTGCCGGGCCTTCTACCTGGGAGCGGGCAATGCGAGAGCCGGTGACGGTCACGGCCTCCAGGTTCTGCGCCGCTGGCGTCGCGGAAACCGCGGGCTTGGCCGCCGGCTTGGCCGCGGGTGCCGCCGCCGGGGCTGCTGATGACTTGACGATCACCAGCGCGCCGGATGCATCGCGATGCGCAGCGTAACCGCTGCCTTTGAGCAGTTGGGACAAGGCCGCCTCAGGCGTCATGTCGCCATGCACGCCAGGCGTGGACAAGCCCTGGAGTTGATCGGCCCGATACAGGAATTGCGCGCCCGATTGACGGGCCAGGGCATCCAGCCCATCCACCAGATTGCCGGCCGGAATATCGATGCGCTTGGCGACATCCTGGCCATGGGCCAGGAGCGACAGCGTGCTGGCCAGCGCGAAAAGCGTCGTGCGTAGTGCAGTCATTGGTCTCCCCCGAGACGTTCTGTTGACGTCGTACTAGGCGTCATGACGAACGAAACGAGAAAACCCCGCACTCGTCCCTGGACTTTCCTCCCGGATCCCTTCAGCGCGCGTGGAGGATGACCTCCTCACCGCGACGCTCCGCTCGAATCGGAAACCCGGCTTCAAGCAAATTGACGAAGGCGTCGGTGTTGGACCAGCGGAAGTTGCCACCCAGCGGGAGCGTGGCAATGGACGCATCGGCGACAACGATCTTGCGCGTGCTGTAGCGATTCAATTCGCTGACGGCGCTGGCCAGCGGTGTGTTGTGGAAGCTGACAAAGCCTTCGCGCCAGTCCAGCAGGTGTTCGACCTGGGCGAGCGGGAGCGTGCGCACCCACAGGCCATTGCCATCGATCTGCGCCACGCTGCCAGCGGGGAGCAGGGTGGCGGACGTCCCCGTGCCGTCCGCGCCGGCGGGTTCGAGTCGCACGACGCCTTCGGTGACCACCACGCGCAGCTGCTCGCCATCGCGACGCACGGCGAAGCGCGTTCCGACGGCCACGATTTGTCGGCTTCCGGCTTCCACCACGAAGGGTTTGCCCGGGTTCTTGGCGACGCGGAAGAAGGCTTCGCCATGCGTAAGGTCGATATGCCGCTCGCTTCGGGTCCAGGCCACCTGGATGTGACTGTCGCTGCTGATCGTGGCCTGCGATCCGTCACTCAGCGTCACGTCGTTCAA
It encodes:
- a CDS encoding FecR family protein codes for the protein MASSRQTEHIAATWLAHRDSGQWTAADEAALTAWLAESIAHKVAFLRLEAAWREAGRLQALGAGLTEAHVPPRGRWMHLGAQRPATTIAPTGTQRRRTSTKHGRWLFAAIASVALVVASTWGWYRSGTEPVVQYTTAIGQLNDVTLSDGSQATISSDSHIQVAWTRSERHIDLTHGEAFFRVAKNPGKPFVVEAGSRQIVAVGTRFAVRRDGEQLRVVVTEGVVRLEPAGADGTGTSATLLPAGSVAQIDGNGLWVRTLPLAQVEHLLDWREGFVSFHNTPLASAVSELNRYSTRKIVVADASIATLPLGGNFRWSNTDAFVNLLEAGFPIRAERRGEEVILHAR